In Myxococcus stipitatus, the following are encoded in one genomic region:
- a CDS encoding DUF5908 family protein, with the protein MPLIVDEVVITVEVTNAAAGGAAPASGGGGSTEDKQALISECVEQVMELLRQREER; encoded by the coding sequence ATGCCGCTCATCGTCGACGAGGTCGTCATCACCGTGGAGGTCACCAACGCGGCCGCGGGTGGCGCGGCACCGGCCTCTGGCGGCGGTGGGAGCACCGAGGACAAGCAGGCCCTCATCAGTGAATGCGTCGAACAGGTGATGGAGCTGCTGCGGCAGCGAGAGGAGCGCTGA
- a CDS encoding phage tail protein gives MPNYYPPVGFHFQVEILGLPRDDNDLRFTEVSGLSLEMGTEEVAEGGENRFIQKYPTRTKYPELVLKRGLLVSSKVLGWIRQCMEDYRIEPKNIDVKLLNEEHQPLLTWHVVGAYPTKWSVSDLNSTNNAVVIETLQLFYQSFRLDRS, from the coding sequence ATGCCCAACTACTATCCGCCCGTCGGCTTCCACTTCCAGGTCGAGATTCTCGGCCTGCCCCGGGACGACAACGACTTGCGCTTCACCGAGGTGAGCGGTCTGTCCCTCGAGATGGGGACCGAAGAGGTCGCCGAGGGCGGAGAGAACCGCTTCATCCAGAAGTACCCCACGCGGACGAAGTACCCGGAGCTGGTGCTCAAGCGCGGTCTGCTCGTGAGCTCGAAGGTGCTGGGTTGGATTCGGCAGTGCATGGAGGACTACCGGATTGAACCCAAGAACATCGACGTGAAGCTCCTCAACGAGGAGCACCAGCCTCTTCTCACCTGGCACGTGGTGGGCGCCTACCCGACGAAGTGGTCGGTGAGCGACCTCAACTCCACGAACAACGCCGTGGTCATCGAGACCCTGCAGCTCTTCTACCAGTCCTTCCGCCTCGACAGGTCCTAG
- a CDS encoding phage tail protein: MPAQYPIPVFHFTVEWGGSRVGFSEVGGLTQENQAIEYRDGSFLEYSSIKMPGLRKFSNVTLKRGIIKGDNQFFKWLSTVKLNTVERRNLIISLLNEEHQPVMVWKVMNAFPVKVEGPGLKASGNEVAIESIELAHEGLELQSE; the protein is encoded by the coding sequence ATGCCTGCCCAGTATCCAATCCCAGTCTTTCATTTCACCGTCGAATGGGGCGGAAGCCGTGTCGGCTTCTCCGAGGTCGGCGGACTCACCCAGGAGAACCAGGCCATCGAGTACCGGGACGGTTCGTTCCTCGAATACTCGTCCATCAAGATGCCGGGGCTCCGCAAGTTCTCCAACGTCACGCTCAAGCGCGGCATCATCAAGGGAGACAACCAGTTCTTCAAGTGGCTGAGCACCGTGAAGCTCAACACCGTGGAGCGCCGCAACCTCATCATCAGCCTGCTCAATGAGGAGCACCAGCCGGTGATGGTGTGGAAGGTGATGAATGCCTTCCCGGTGAAGGTGGAAGGGCCTGGACTCAAGGCCTCGGGCAACGAGGTCGCCATCGAGTCCATCGAGCTGGCCCACGAGGGCCTCGAACTCCAGAGCGAGTAA
- a CDS encoding GPW/gp25 family protein: MASDTPVGTYTSFLGTGWSFPPRFDKESGEVRMHSDEEDIEASLRILFGTTEGERFLQPRYGLDMHELLFEPMSTTLRTFLKDRVRTAILIHEPRIQLLSLDVSSPDPNEGTLKISLEYEVRATNSRFNLVFPFYRTDSNEVRGATGASGR, from the coding sequence ATGGCCTCGGATACTCCTGTCGGCACCTATACCTCCTTCCTCGGCACGGGCTGGAGCTTCCCGCCCCGCTTCGACAAGGAGAGCGGCGAGGTTCGGATGCACTCCGACGAGGAGGACATCGAAGCGAGCCTGCGCATCCTGTTCGGCACCACGGAGGGCGAGCGCTTCCTTCAGCCCCGGTACGGGCTGGACATGCATGAGCTGCTCTTCGAGCCGATGAGCACCACGCTGCGCACCTTCCTCAAGGACCGGGTGCGCACGGCCATCCTCATCCATGAGCCGCGCATCCAACTGCTCTCCCTGGATGTGTCCAGCCCCGACCCCAACGAGGGCACGCTGAAGATTTCCCTCGAGTACGAGGTGCGCGCGACGAACTCGCGCTTCAACCTCGTCTTCCCCTTCTACCGGACCGACAGCAACGAGGTGCGGGGCGCCACCGGCGCTTCCGGCCGCTGA
- a CDS encoding baseplate J/gp47 family protein: MSDQDIIQNLISELGQSQDERLPRELGAHHADVDERTPEHLMMFARRFSRFVNYYRGNTAAASGNWESFFPADEGKAAALLSSEKGDTPAHLALWASFLKLYELPREALNGITGLHMDFFYRSVLRFEKQGAVPDRAHLLLELKKNTAPVRVGPEHRFLGGKDASGAELVYAPVRDTVVGRGKVTSLRSVFVDSAGQGTVRFAPIANSLDGLGAELQGDEPKWPAFGSKTLPAAELGFALASPVLRMAEGRRKVSLTLKLGGLPQSRMNASLATSGLQAYVTGQKSWVGPLPLTASITSDTLKLDFEVPASEQAVVDYDEKVHGYAYTAASPVVQVFLKAGAALGYEDVRDLDVKEARVSVDVSGITSLQLESDAGRLDPKKAFLPFGSQPAVGSRLMVGYPEALAKKLSEVKLELQWQGLPANFTNHYSNYGVTGIDDDYFTVSASFQDGGTWAQRSQGQALFTPLSTTGERELTFTPGSTSHSRPLWSGYKVYALQAAGNLWARRAAQAYVRKSPVFRSFLTAIPDARPGFITLALEQNFKHALYRTKSIEYALKYSKQTSGNPTVLNEPYTPALQGLSLSYKAHSDAVSIESRELEDFSNPDVHFFLIGAFGQMREHGYQRQQFGFVPDKSVPLFPRYLDEGELLMGLSGLAANDSVSVLFQVAEGSADPELARQPLRWSVLCDNYWKTLGQGEVVLDTTNHLLTSGTVTFVIPREATVHNTVLPGGLVWLKASVARDTGAVSQLIRVAANAVEVRLQEEASHPSHLLTPLPEGKIGKLKTPIANVKSVGQPFASFGGRPEESDEALRTRAAERLRHRGRCLTAWDYERMVLGHFPGVYHAKCIPHAKDGSWLAPGHALVVVIPDLRNKNARDPLEPKVDADTLSRIDAFLREHTGMQVQARAKNPRYQRIQLDFKVRLHPGFEFNFYSKVLEQELIQFLSPWAFSADRRLTFGGHVYKSVLLDFVEEREYVDFVTDFKMYSHTGGGSGSQDVQEAHPQTPDALLVSAPMHLIKDAEA, encoded by the coding sequence ATGTCAGACCAGGACATCATCCAGAATCTCATCTCCGAGCTCGGGCAGAGCCAGGACGAGCGCCTGCCCCGCGAGCTGGGTGCGCACCACGCGGACGTGGACGAGCGCACGCCCGAACACTTGATGATGTTCGCCCGGCGGTTCTCCCGGTTCGTCAACTACTACCGGGGCAACACCGCGGCGGCGTCAGGCAACTGGGAGTCGTTCTTCCCCGCCGACGAGGGCAAGGCGGCGGCGCTGCTCTCCTCGGAGAAGGGGGACACTCCCGCGCACCTGGCCCTGTGGGCCTCGTTCCTCAAGCTGTACGAGCTGCCGCGTGAGGCCCTCAACGGCATCACCGGGCTCCACATGGACTTCTTCTACCGGAGCGTGCTGCGCTTCGAGAAGCAAGGCGCCGTCCCGGACCGGGCGCATCTGCTGCTGGAGCTGAAGAAGAACACCGCGCCGGTGCGTGTCGGTCCGGAGCACCGCTTCCTGGGAGGCAAGGACGCCTCGGGAGCGGAGCTCGTCTATGCCCCCGTCCGGGACACGGTGGTGGGCCGAGGGAAGGTGACCTCCCTGCGCTCGGTCTTCGTCGACTCGGCGGGGCAGGGCACCGTCCGCTTCGCGCCCATCGCCAACTCGTTGGATGGCCTGGGCGCGGAGCTCCAGGGGGACGAGCCGAAGTGGCCGGCCTTCGGGAGCAAGACGCTGCCCGCCGCGGAGCTGGGCTTCGCCCTGGCCTCTCCCGTCCTGCGGATGGCGGAGGGGCGCCGCAAGGTGTCGTTGACCTTGAAGCTGGGAGGGCTGCCCCAGAGCCGGATGAACGCTTCGTTGGCCACCTCGGGACTCCAGGCCTATGTGACGGGACAGAAGAGCTGGGTGGGGCCGCTGCCGCTGACGGCGAGCATCACCTCGGACACGCTCAAGCTCGACTTCGAGGTGCCCGCCAGCGAGCAGGCCGTCGTCGACTACGACGAGAAGGTCCACGGCTACGCATACACGGCCGCCTCTCCCGTCGTGCAGGTCTTCCTCAAGGCCGGGGCGGCGCTGGGCTACGAGGACGTGAGGGACCTGGACGTGAAGGAGGCCCGCGTCTCGGTGGATGTCTCGGGCATCACCTCGCTGCAGTTGGAGAGCGACGCGGGGCGGTTGGACCCGAAGAAGGCCTTCCTGCCCTTCGGCTCCCAGCCAGCAGTGGGCTCCCGCTTGATGGTGGGCTACCCCGAGGCGCTGGCGAAGAAGCTGTCGGAGGTGAAGCTGGAGCTCCAGTGGCAGGGGCTGCCCGCCAACTTCACCAACCACTACTCGAACTACGGCGTCACCGGCATCGACGACGACTACTTCACCGTGTCCGCGTCGTTCCAGGATGGAGGGACGTGGGCGCAGCGCAGCCAGGGCCAGGCGCTGTTCACCCCGCTGAGCACCACCGGCGAGCGGGAGCTGACCTTCACGCCGGGCAGCACGTCCCACTCGCGTCCACTCTGGAGTGGTTACAAGGTCTACGCGCTCCAGGCCGCGGGCAACCTCTGGGCGCGGAGGGCCGCGCAGGCGTACGTGCGCAAGAGCCCGGTGTTCCGCTCCTTCCTCACCGCCATTCCGGACGCGCGCCCGGGCTTCATCACGCTCGCCCTGGAGCAGAACTTCAAGCACGCCCTCTACCGGACGAAGTCCATCGAGTACGCGCTGAAGTACAGCAAGCAGACGAGTGGCAACCCCACCGTCCTGAACGAGCCCTACACACCCGCGCTCCAAGGCCTCTCGCTGTCGTACAAGGCCCACTCCGACGCGGTGTCCATCGAGTCGCGAGAGCTGGAGGACTTCTCCAACCCGGACGTCCACTTCTTCCTCATCGGCGCCTTCGGGCAGATGCGGGAGCACGGCTATCAGCGCCAGCAGTTCGGCTTCGTCCCGGACAAGTCGGTGCCGCTGTTCCCTCGCTATCTCGACGAGGGGGAGCTGCTCATGGGCTTGAGTGGGCTTGCGGCCAACGACAGCGTCAGCGTGTTGTTCCAGGTGGCCGAAGGCAGCGCCGACCCGGAGCTGGCGCGACAGCCCCTGCGCTGGTCCGTCCTCTGCGACAACTACTGGAAGACGTTGGGGCAGGGCGAAGTGGTGCTCGACACCACCAATCACCTGCTGACGAGCGGCACCGTGACGTTCGTGATTCCTCGTGAGGCGACGGTGCACAATACCGTGCTTCCCGGGGGACTCGTCTGGCTGAAGGCCTCGGTGGCTCGCGACACGGGGGCTGTCTCCCAGCTCATCCGCGTGGCCGCGAACGCCGTGGAGGTGCGGCTCCAGGAGGAGGCCTCACACCCCTCGCATCTGCTGACGCCGCTGCCCGAGGGGAAGATTGGCAAGCTCAAGACGCCCATCGCCAACGTCAAGAGCGTGGGGCAGCCCTTCGCGTCCTTCGGCGGCCGGCCCGAGGAGTCCGACGAAGCGCTGCGCACCCGGGCCGCGGAGCGGCTGCGCCACCGGGGCCGCTGCCTCACCGCGTGGGACTACGAGCGCATGGTGCTGGGGCACTTCCCCGGCGTGTACCACGCGAAGTGCATCCCCCACGCGAAGGACGGCTCGTGGCTCGCGCCGGGGCACGCGCTGGTGGTCGTCATCCCGGACCTGCGCAACAAGAACGCGAGGGACCCGCTGGAGCCCAAGGTAGATGCGGACACGCTCAGCCGCATCGACGCGTTCCTGCGCGAGCACACCGGCATGCAGGTCCAGGCGCGAGCGAAGAATCCGCGCTACCAGCGTATTCAGCTGGACTTCAAGGTGAGGCTCCACCCGGGTTTCGAGTTCAACTTCTACAGCAAGGTGCTGGAGCAGGAGCTCATCCAGTTCCTGTCTCCGTGGGCATTCTCGGCGGACCGCCGGCTCACCTTCGGGGGGCATGTCTACAAGTCCGTGCTGCTCGATTTCGTCGAGGAGCGCGAGTACGTCGACTTCGTCACCGACTTCAAGATGTACAGCCACACGGGCGGCGGCAGCGGCTCCCAGGACGTCCAGGAGGCTCATCCCCAGACGCCGGATGCGCTGTTGGTCTCCGCACCCATGCACCTCATCAAGGACGCGGAGGCGTGA
- a CDS encoding PAAR domain-containing protein, translating into MPAAVKVGDTSNHGGTITGPGESTVLVKGMPGAVAGDLHVCSLPPNGHQPTASPFPSGSATVFFAGRPALRITDACACGAMAAVGEPTVIIN; encoded by the coding sequence ATGCCCGCCGCGGTCAAGGTTGGAGACACCAGCAATCATGGAGGCACCATCACCGGTCCTGGCGAGAGCACCGTCCTCGTCAAGGGCATGCCGGGCGCGGTGGCCGGAGATCTCCACGTCTGCTCATTGCCTCCCAACGGGCACCAGCCCACCGCCAGTCCATTCCCCTCGGGCAGCGCCACGGTGTTCTTCGCCGGGCGGCCCGCGCTGCGCATCACCGACGCGTGCGCCTGTGGCGCCATGGCGGCGGTGGGCGAGCCCACGGTCATCATCAACTGA
- the vgrG gene encoding type VI secretion system tip protein VgrG, producing the protein MPEERSLPIPAGHREFTVKVNGEAAPREHQLLSVSITRMVNRLPSARLSYLDGAAASSDFPVSNGDLFIPGSEIEILAGTGDDLVSLFKGVVVRQALKVRERSAPQLQVDCRHKAQKLTVGRKSAYYFDQPDSDVISSLLSRAGVDADVEDSSVTHKQLVQFNATDWDFLLARAEANGKLVLTHGDQVRVKAPDFGGQPVCTLHFGATILELDAEMDARLQLAAVKSLTWDPAQQAVVEKEAEDPGVSGPGNLSSDDLAAVAGLESFPLRHAALAEEEAQAWANAQWLKSRMCKVSGRVKCEGVGAVEPGKLVTLSGVGRRYSGDVFVTGVRHDFDTVQGWKTHVQFGSTDTWAAADAHAMSAPKAGALVPGVSGLQVGTVVSNEDEDGEHRVRVRLPMVNNQEEGIWARVASPDAGEERGFFFRPEVGDEVVVGFLEDDPRGAIILGMLHSSAKAAPLQGSDDNHEKVYQSRSKMRIYLDDEKKVLQLETPAGNRLTLSEEDKTLKLEDQNGNTLEMTADGIKLESVKALELKAGTELKLESGTALNAKGGTELKLEGTSAAEVSSSAITKIKGGIVQLN; encoded by the coding sequence ATGCCCGAAGAGCGCTCACTTCCCATTCCGGCCGGGCACCGCGAGTTCACCGTGAAGGTGAACGGAGAGGCCGCGCCCCGAGAGCACCAACTTCTCTCGGTCAGCATCACCCGCATGGTCAACCGCCTGCCCTCCGCGCGCCTGTCGTACCTGGATGGCGCGGCGGCCTCCAGTGACTTCCCGGTGAGCAACGGGGACCTCTTCATTCCGGGGAGCGAGATTGAAATCCTCGCGGGCACGGGCGACGACCTCGTCTCCCTGTTCAAGGGGGTGGTCGTCCGCCAGGCGCTGAAGGTCCGTGAGCGCAGCGCGCCCCAGCTCCAGGTGGACTGCCGCCACAAGGCGCAGAAGCTCACCGTGGGGCGCAAGAGCGCCTACTACTTCGACCAGCCCGACAGCGACGTCATCTCCTCGCTGCTCAGCCGCGCGGGCGTCGACGCGGACGTGGAGGACTCGTCCGTCACCCACAAGCAACTGGTGCAGTTCAACGCCACGGACTGGGACTTCCTGCTCGCCCGGGCGGAGGCCAACGGGAAGCTGGTGCTGACCCACGGCGACCAGGTGCGGGTGAAGGCCCCGGACTTCGGCGGCCAGCCGGTGTGCACGCTGCACTTCGGGGCCACCATCCTGGAACTGGACGCGGAGATGGACGCGCGGCTCCAACTGGCCGCGGTCAAGAGCCTGACGTGGGACCCGGCGCAGCAGGCCGTGGTGGAGAAGGAGGCCGAGGACCCGGGCGTCAGCGGCCCCGGCAACCTCTCCAGCGACGACCTGGCCGCCGTGGCGGGCCTGGAGAGTTTTCCGCTTCGTCACGCGGCGCTGGCCGAGGAGGAGGCCCAGGCCTGGGCCAACGCCCAATGGCTCAAGTCGAGGATGTGCAAGGTGAGCGGCCGCGTGAAGTGCGAGGGCGTGGGCGCCGTCGAGCCGGGGAAGCTCGTCACCTTGAGCGGGGTGGGGCGGCGCTACAGCGGGGACGTCTTCGTCACCGGCGTGCGGCATGACTTCGACACCGTCCAGGGCTGGAAGACCCACGTGCAGTTCGGAAGCACGGACACGTGGGCGGCGGCGGACGCGCACGCCATGTCCGCGCCCAAGGCCGGCGCGCTCGTGCCCGGTGTCAGCGGGCTCCAGGTGGGCACCGTGGTGAGCAACGAGGACGAGGACGGCGAGCACCGCGTCCGGGTCCGCCTGCCCATGGTGAACAACCAGGAGGAGGGCATCTGGGCGCGGGTGGCCAGCCCCGACGCCGGTGAGGAGCGCGGCTTCTTCTTCCGGCCGGAGGTGGGCGACGAGGTGGTGGTGGGCTTCCTGGAGGACGACCCTCGCGGCGCCATCATCCTGGGCATGTTGCACAGCAGCGCGAAGGCCGCGCCGCTCCAGGGTTCGGATGACAACCACGAGAAGGTCTACCAGAGCCGCTCGAAGATGCGCATCTACCTGGACGACGAGAAGAAGGTCCTCCAGTTGGAGACACCCGCGGGCAACAGACTCACGCTGAGCGAGGAAGACAAGACGCTCAAGCTCGAGGACCAGAACGGCAACACGCTCGAGATGACGGCGGATGGCATCAAGCTCGAGAGCGTCAAGGCGCTCGAGCTCAAGGCGGGGACCGAGCTGAAGCTGGAGTCGGGCACCGCGCTCAACGCCAAGGGCGGCACCGAGCTGAAGCTGGAGGGCACCTCCGCCGCGGAGGTCTCCAGTTCAGCCATCACCAAAATCAAGGGCGGCATCGTCCAGCTCAACTGA